Proteins found in one Parasteatoda tepidariorum isolate YZ-2023 chromosome 7, CAS_Ptep_4.0, whole genome shotgun sequence genomic segment:
- the LOC107457076 gene encoding prostatic acid phosphatase-like: MAVIPRPMLRTFLLCIFGALVLFFIARDYLQFKTPLSYFASRQLTVYLNPSAATIHKNGTKRELLLLQMLFRHGHRAPFMLYPTDPNNETFWKEGLGTLTRLGRVQHYRLGRHLQDRYKDFITTNPKEVELVSAESSRTQHGAYSFLAGLYSPKEEFQFTNELLWQPIISKNSGKYNNILTRSKCERLEKEFKALKNSKLANDTRARFEGIYKFWSTMSGRVIDDWHLANDLGKTFACEKKYNLTIPDWAYKYWKELQIQTALNYYFHYGTKELLRYRIGPLIGFMVEKMKDRIKMNREKRVYIYSAHGSYIAQTLMILNRYNWREPPPASTMVLELWKEEDDYTIRWLYFNSTSPEIHVEPPYIIHFDICGEFCSLSKFMAYTEQFIPKNYTAECNDTSKVFKSLDLIADPTTVLGSCSGKLQISHFILTLIVSYYSIKRIF, from the exons ATGGCGGTGATTCCACGTCCTATGCTGCGAACTTTTTTGCTGTGCATATTTGGAGCTCTTGTATTGTTTTTCATAGCCAGAGattatttacagtttaaaacTCCATTATCATATTTTGCCTCGCGCCAATTAACAGTTTACTTAAACCCATCAGCTGCCACCATACATAAAAATGGTACCAAAAGAGAATTACTCCTTTTACAGATG CTCTTCAGGCACGGACATCGAGCACCTTTTATGCTATACCCTACAGATCCAAACAATGAAACTTTCTGGAAGGAAGGCTTGGGAACCTTGACGCGG CTGGGCCGAGTACAACATTATCGACTTGGAAGACATCTTCAGGACAGATATAAAGATTTCATAACTACAAATCCCAAGGag GTTGAACTTGTGAGTGCAGAATCTTCGAGGACACAACATGGCGCTTACTCCTTCCTTGCTGGTTTATATTCTCCAAAGGAAGAGTTTCAGTTTACCAATGAATTACTCTGGCAACCCATTATCAGCAAGAATTCTGGTAAATATAAC aatatattgaCAAGGAGCAAATGCGAAAGACTTGAGAAGGAGTTCAAGGCTTTGAAGAATTCGAAATTAGCCAATGACACGAGAGCTAGGTTTGAA GGTATCTATAAATTTTGGTCTACGATGTCTGGAAGAGTAATTGACGATTGGCATTTAGCAAATGATTTGGGGAAAACGTTTGCTTGcgag aaaaaatacaatttaactaTTCCTGATTGGGCTTATAAATACTGGAAAGAGCTGCAAATTCAAACAGCgctcaattattattttcactatgGAACAAAGGAATTACTCAGGTATCGTATAG GACCTTTGATAGGATTTATGgttgaaaaaatgaaagacagaataaaaatgaacaGAGAAAAGcgtgtttatatttattctgcg CATGGTAGCTACATTGCTCAGACCTTGATGATCTTAAATCGCTATAATTGGCGTGAACCTCCACCAGCTTCAACGATGGTTCTCGAATTGTGGAAAGAAGAAGATGATTACACTATACGATggctttatttcaattcaacAAGTCCAGAAATACATGTAGAGCCACCCTACATAATCCATTTTGACATATGCGGAGAATTCTGCTCTCTCTCCAAATTCATGGCGTACACGGAGCAATTTATACCTAAAAACTACACTGCTGAATGCAACGATACTAGCAAAGTGTTTAAATCTTTAGACCTGATAGCTGATCCAACAACA gtacTTGGATCCTGTTCTGGAAAATTGCAGATTTCACATTTCATTCTTACACTAATAGTCAGTTATTATAGcataaaaaggatattttaa